The genomic segment CAGTCTCAATTACAGCCACTTTGAGGCGCTATTTTTATTGTCAATAAGATTGGGTCTTATTGACAATGCGTAATCATGATATGTTGCAATTGTGTTTCAAAAATTCTTTCTTGAACTTAACCCACGAGTCAGGTGTACGCTCTGCGTGACTCACAAGCTAAAACCACGGTCAAGCTGTTTCTGCTTTTGTTGCTCCTCCCTGAGATGAGCTTCTAGTTCCTGACTCCAATCAGGATTATGGGTTTTGAGCCTTTTACCCTGTGGCAATAATTCTAATACTGCACTAGCAGCAAGATTCCCTTGCGAATCATTATTGAATGCTACGACCACCCTATTGAAACTCTTGAGAAATTCCATAGGTAGGTTATTCGGGTCATCAGCTACCATCAACATGGTTCTAGTTGGTGGTAGTCCCTTGCAACTTGAGATCAGGTAGGTGGCTGCTGACATGGCATCAATTGGTGTAGAACACAAAAAGACGTTTTCTACCTTGTCCGTTGGTTGCCCTCCCAATCTCAGATAAAACCAACCTTTTTGTGTAGAGGTGTTTTGGTCGTACTCCACAGTGCGATGATTTTCTCTAGGCTTTGACCAAACTAATGCACCAGTTTTTTCACCATCTAAATCACGCTTGATAAACAAAATATTTCGTTGCTCATCCATGTAAAGCAACTGATTATTATGTAATCCTTGCACAATATAATCTGGTATATAGCGTTTCTCGTCCAAATACTTGTGCAACACTTGCCAAACAACTTTATCCTCTGGTGGTGGAGTGAACTGGGGCTGTTGTTTGCGTTCAATTTCTTGAAGAAACTTTTCTAACTGCTCAATTGGGAGTGGTTTAGCAGGAATCACCAGAATTTGATTAATGCGCTCATCATCACGTTCTGGTTGGTAGTCAATGCCACGATGTTTTTGCAGTCCTGGGAAGGTATAGGCAGGCCCCAAAGATGTACCGCTAAATTTCTGATCATTCCATGAGTAAGAGATGCCTTTACTTTTACCGTTGCGTGTTAGCCCATGACGCATCTCAATACCCAACAGTTGCAATCGTTCCATCAGTTGGGGCATAGTCGGTTTATCTACTGTGGCGCGGTCAATTAATTCAATTAGTTGGGTTTTGATTGGCTGTTGTGGCGGCGTGTTTCTCTCACCCTGCTCATATTCTAGTTGTTCTCTTTCAACTCGTCGCTGTTGCCCTACGCTGGGGGCGCGGTTCAGTTTCTCCTTGCTATTGAGGGTCTGCTGTAACCCATATTCTAGTTCTAGCTGTCGAATGATTTTTTCAGAGCGCACATACTCCCAGCTATCACGGGTAATCTTGCCGTCATCCAAACTGATTCTGCTGGCGCAAATGTGTATATGGTCGTGGTTGCGATCGCTGTGGTGGTAGATGGCATATTGGTTAGCTGTGTAACCCATTTCCTCGATGTACTTGTCGGCTATCTCGCACCAAGTATCATTGTCTAGTTGTTCGCCTGGGCTTAGTGAAAGCGAAACATGATGAACTACTTTTTCTGCTTCTGGATTAAGTTGTCGAGACAGTCGGAATTCTCTGGCTAATTCTCTGGCATTTGTGCCAAACATATTGCCGCCAATTAAGGATGACTCCTCTTTGTTTTCAAGATAGTCAAGGAGTCCGCGAAAGCTTTTACCTTTGGTTTGGTTGCCAATCATTTTTACTCCCAGTCTTCCGAATCACTGTCATCATCAATGTCATCGTCATCAGTAACTTCAGTTTCGATTTGGGACAACTCCCGACCAATTTGTTGTAAGAGTTCTTGTAGCTGTTTTAGTTGTTCTGGATCTGCGGGTGGTCGCAGTCCCATTTTAATAGCTGTGTTAGTAGCTCTAGTGAGTTGATTAATATTGCTGCCGATGCGGACTAATTCTCGGTAAGTAGCTAGGGTTATTTTGCTCAGTCGTTTGGGCAGTGGTTTTAATAAAACACTGCGTCTAGTTAATTCAGCTATGCTTAGTCCCGCGTCTTGTGCTTTCAACTTAATCATCTCGTGTTCGATTGCGTTGACACGAGCTTCTAATGTCTTAGTACGAAGCAGGTTTTTTGACAGTTTGGGACGCATAACTGTGGGAGGTATGAGAGGGGGTTTCCAAAGGGGGATGCTTCCCACTTTGGCAAGCCTGTCGTCCGAGCGGAGCGAGGTTTGCCGTAGGCAAAAGGCACGGCTTGCTTCTAGCCAAAATATGGGGGGTAAGCGAGGTGTCGAGTGCTACGTATGTACGGAGGGCACAGCGAGAGGCTGAGGGCGGAAGTACAACGGCGTAGCCGTGATGCTGACTATCCTACAATCTACAGAGGGAGATAGCAACGGCGTAGCCGGAATTTAAGATAATCAAGCAAGAGATAAATTCTGGTTCGGCGTAGCCACAATAGAAGAAATAAAAACGGCGTAGCTGCTATATGAAAATTCTCTTCTTCAGCGAAGCTGCCACACAATATAATAGTCCGGCGTAGCCACAATACTAAAAAATAATTCAGCGTAGCTGTTTTAAGTAAAATTCTCTGATTTAGCGTAGCTGTAATAGTCAGATTTTTTAGCATTAGCTTGAATAAGACTACCAGCGAAGCTGCCACACTAAAAAATATAAGGCGTAGCCGTAATACGAAATGGAGAGAAATTAACCACGCTAAAACTAGACTGCTTTTTGAAGACCGCAGTGCAAATATGATTTTAAAATTAGTCAAGTCTATTTCAGTCCCTATTTACTGGTGTAAGTTCAGTGAACGGCAATAAAACCACTGTATTGTTGGTTAAGTTCAGACATCTTAAGCTACTATCTAATGTTTTGCTCTGTACCAAGAACTGGTCATCATCTCCTGTGACGGTACATACAAGTCCAATCAACGTTTCTATAAGGGATTTCGGGTGATGTTGATTTGGATCTCCTAGATTATTTTGAATATTAAAAGACATAGATGATCCATCAGACTCTCCAAGATTTTTCAGCCTTTCGCGTCGTGCGGCACGTTTAGCTAATATGGACATCAGGTTAGACCAGATTTCAGCATCCAGTCGGTAGACTTTAATTTTTTGCCTCTCAAACCCCGGCTCAAACCTCGACCAGCGAAAAGCCGCTTTGATTCCCAACTGCGATAACATCTGATGCACAACCTGAACATCACTCATTTTGTCGCTAATGGTGAGTTTGAGATGGTGGAATATTTCTGGGGCATAAAGGCGAATCTTGTCGGCGTAGGGTTTGAGGTCAGCTTTAGTCCATTCTTTTTTTGGATCTAAAAAGTCGTTTAATCCAAATGCTTCTCGCATAGAGCGCCGCAGCGCTGTACCAGAAATATCCCACGGGCAAACAGCTTGATTCCAATTAGCTTGTTTCTCTAATGATTTGGCGGTTCTGTCAATTCCTAATGCAGGGTTAAGTTGCGCTTCTAAATTGAGCAGTTCCCCGCGTCGTCGGCCTTCTTTGTCCCAAAGTACATCTTCTAGAGTTAGCTCGTCTACGCAGTAGAAATCTTTCAGGTAATATTTTCTAATTGCTAGTGCGTCTTCTGGTGAAACTGCCTCTTGGGATTCCAAGAGGGCAATTTCTGGGTAAGTTAAATCGGCGGCGGCTACTATGTCTTTGGCTTCAATTTGTTTGATTTCGTCTTTGGCTGACTTTAGTAACAGTTTGACAGCTTTATCCGATTCTCGATTATCAATTTTAATCTGATGCCCTTCATGTTTTAGTCTTATAAGCAGTGCATCAGAGAGATTCATCATCGAATAATTCTGCTCGGCACTAATTCGGGCATACAAATTAACATGAGGGTTTGATTGCCAATCGAAATTAGCAATACCTTCAACAATATCTGGTCTGAGGTTGGAGCGGACTAAGCTAACAGTGGCATCTGTTCTCTGTTGTAATTGGGCTTTAATTTCTAGATAATTACTGGAACGAGAAACTTTACAGTAATTTGTCCCACGTTTGGCACACCAAACTGTGCGGTCTACGTTGTCTCGTAGTCGGGCTAAAGATTGGGACATATCAGCGTCGGTGGATGATGCCCCGGTGAAAATTCCATAGACTTTCTCGACAAAATCTGGAATTTCTATGCTGACTCCGGTGGCGACTGTGGGAGAACAAATAATTACGTCATATAATCCTTCTGCAATCACAGCATCGGGAGTTTTCAAAAACCTTTTTTCATCAGGATTGCCACTGGTTTCTGAGTTAACTAGCAGGATTCTAATACCAGGAATTTCTTTTTGTAGCAGTCGGGCTGTTGTCTTGCTGGTGGCTTTGCTATCTGTGGTGACATATAGCGCCTTACCTTGCTCGATGTTCCGTGCATTTTGGATTAACTCGTTTATAACAGCTGATTTATCTTTGGCTTGAATAAATGTGACGTGGTAGGGTTTGGGTTGATAGTCGTTATAAATTAAGTAGATTGGAGCCGGATCTGCTTTCAGTTCCCAGAGGTAATTTAGGGTTGGGTTGTTTAAATCAGCGTCAGCAACAATTATCCTCCGGGCGACTCTAATTAATTCTGCAAATCTTGCTAGTAATGCTGGACGTTTCCCGTCTTTATCACAGGTGCTAGAAGTTAATAAGTGACGAACAACTTGGACAATTTCATCAATCATTAAGTCACAGCCAGCAAATTTTTTCGGGTCGATGGCTAGGAGTGAATCAACACAGAAACCAATTCGGAAGCTGTAAGCTGATCCTTTGATAAA from the Nostoc commune NIES-4072 genome contains:
- a CDS encoding plasmid mobilization protein — encoded protein: MRPKLSKNLLRTKTLEARVNAIEHEMIKLKAQDAGLSIAELTRRSVLLKPLPKRLSKITLATYRELVRIGSNINQLTRATNTAIKMGLRPPADPEQLKQLQELLQQIGRELSQIETEVTDDDDIDDDSDSEDWE
- a CDS encoding relaxase/mobilization nuclease domain-containing protein; the protein is MIGNQTKGKSFRGLLDYLENKEESSLIGGNMFGTNARELAREFRLSRQLNPEAEKVVHHVSLSLSPGEQLDNDTWCEIADKYIEEMGYTANQYAIYHHSDRNHDHIHICASRISLDDGKITRDSWEYVRSEKIIRQLELEYGLQQTLNSKEKLNRAPSVGQQRRVEREQLEYEQGERNTPPQQPIKTQLIELIDRATVDKPTMPQLMERLQLLGIEMRHGLTRNGKSKGISYSWNDQKFSGTSLGPAYTFPGLQKHRGIDYQPERDDERINQILVIPAKPLPIEQLEKFLQEIERKQQPQFTPPPEDKVVWQVLHKYLDEKRYIPDYIVQGLHNNQLLYMDEQRNILFIKRDLDGEKTGALVWSKPRENHRTVEYDQNTSTQKGWFYLRLGGQPTDKVENVFLCSTPIDAMSAATYLISSCKGLPPTRTMLMVADDPNNLPMEFLKSFNRVVVAFNNDSQGNLAASAVLELLPQGKRLKTHNPDWSQELEAHLREEQQKQKQLDRGFSL
- a CDS encoding plasmid replication protein, CyRepA1 family, producing the protein MKNLSSVLPSVQNLLPVESLSEFASRIEREFLIGSAIAISLYTDNIRIVSDIEISAGGDVSTPIHDALNWKYTRFGHQAKPTLHAAIFINEDGSPWQGKLSKPRIDTKKDKDQKYETPIGNGSRAYLPTVNRENRRSIANRYGVEVPPPGESFWNWLELHPEIPIIITEGGKKSLCLLSQGYVAIALYGINGGYRSKDLLGNQVLPYLISDIARFAVKGRKFTLAFDQDTNTLTQRRVNAATFRFSRLLTAAGSIVDIAIWDGQKGLCKGVDDLIVNAGVAAWSTALNQALSVAHWQLWQRLENRLTYEPSLKLTTADLSTLEIKDLPESGIIALNSGKGTGKTKFMAKTTAHSPKLLAPSHRIALVQNLCARASLDYRGDLDKVNGNFIKGSAYSFRIGFCVDSLLAIDPKKFAGCDLMIDEIVQVVRHLLTSSTCDKDGKRPALLARFAELIRVARRIIVADADLNNPTLNYLWELKADPAPIYLIYNDYQPKPYHVTFIQAKDKSAVINELIQNARNIEQGKALYVTTDSKATSKTTARLLQKEIPGIRILLVNSETSGNPDEKRFLKTPDAVIAEGLYDVIICSPTVATGVSIEIPDFVEKVYGIFTGASSTDADMSQSLARLRDNVDRTVWCAKRGTNYCKVSRSSNYLEIKAQLQQRTDATVSLVRSNLRPDIVEGIANFDWQSNPHVNLYARISAEQNYSMMNLSDALLIRLKHEGHQIKIDNRESDKAVKLLLKSAKDEIKQIEAKDIVAAADLTYPEIALLESQEAVSPEDALAIRKYYLKDFYCVDELTLEDVLWDKEGRRRGELLNLEAQLNPALGIDRTAKSLEKQANWNQAVCPWDISGTALRRSMREAFGLNDFLDPKKEWTKADLKPYADKIRLYAPEIFHHLKLTISDKMSDVQVVHQMLSQLGIKAAFRWSRFEPGFERQKIKVYRLDAEIWSNLMSILAKRAARRERLKNLGESDGSSMSFNIQNNLGDPNQHHPKSLIETLIGLVCTVTGDDDQFLVQSKTLDSSLRCLNLTNNTVVLLPFTELTPVNRD